One region of Flavobacterium pisciphilum genomic DNA includes:
- a CDS encoding DUF4403 family protein translates to MKKLFSFLILSMVTLFIASCSSSQKLTTLKPEPDDASPLLYDNTPSFINLPITVKLKDIENQTNTILNGLIYEDNNIEDDDIEIKIWKLAPIKIEADPTNPGKKIKTILPLKALVKYRIGTKQLGVELYDTREFNLNGVITLISSVGLTNWKLNTKTELKSLDWNESPTMSVFGKNMPVTYLINPAVSIFKSKIEKSIDAAIEKSMDFKPNVLAALEKICTPFQMNEQYESWLRIVPIEIYSTDALLKNDSFLLEMGMKCNMETIIGKQPESKFNASKIVLKPVAKIPKQITANIAAVSSYKDASKIMTRNFSGQEFGSGSKKITVKNVEIWHKEGKMIIALDVLGAVNGTLYLNGFPKYNPQSKELYFDKLDYVLDTKSRLTRTANWLMQGYILKKMEESCRYSIQPNLEEGKQSMLTYLKNYSPMPGVFVNGKMEDIEFQKVELTNQAIIAFIKVNGTVNVSVNGLK, encoded by the coding sequence ATGAAGAAATTATTCTCGTTTCTAATTCTCTCAATGGTTACACTGTTTATAGCCAGTTGTTCTTCTTCTCAAAAACTAACAACATTAAAACCCGAACCAGATGATGCCAGTCCACTACTATATGACAACACCCCTTCATTTATTAATTTACCCATAACCGTAAAACTAAAAGACATTGAAAACCAAACCAATACCATCCTTAATGGCTTAATTTACGAAGACAACAACATTGAAGATGACGATATTGAAATCAAGATATGGAAATTAGCTCCTATAAAAATTGAAGCTGACCCAACTAATCCTGGCAAAAAAATAAAAACTATTTTACCTTTAAAAGCGCTTGTAAAGTACCGAATAGGCACTAAACAATTAGGCGTCGAATTATACGACACGCGAGAATTTAATTTGAATGGGGTAATTACATTAATTAGCTCAGTAGGATTAACCAACTGGAAGCTGAACACTAAAACCGAATTAAAATCATTAGATTGGAATGAGAGCCCAACAATGAGTGTTTTTGGAAAAAATATGCCAGTAACTTATCTTATAAATCCGGCTGTTTCTATTTTCAAATCAAAAATAGAAAAAAGTATTGATGCAGCAATCGAAAAATCGATGGATTTTAAACCTAATGTTTTAGCAGCTTTGGAAAAAATTTGTACTCCTTTCCAAATGAATGAACAATACGAAAGCTGGCTGAGAATTGTACCTATAGAAATATACTCTACTGATGCCTTACTAAAAAACGATTCTTTTTTGTTAGAAATGGGTATGAAATGTAATATGGAGACTATAATTGGCAAGCAACCTGAAAGCAAATTTAATGCTTCCAAAATTGTTTTGAAACCTGTAGCAAAAATTCCAAAACAAATTACTGCTAATATCGCTGCAGTTTCAAGCTATAAGGACGCTTCTAAAATCATGACTAGAAATTTTTCTGGACAAGAATTTGGTTCTGGAAGCAAAAAAATCACAGTAAAGAATGTTGAAATTTGGCACAAGGAAGGAAAAATGATTATTGCCTTAGATGTTTTAGGAGCTGTAAACGGAACCTTATATTTAAATGGTTTTCCAAAATACAACCCACAATCTAAAGAACTTTATTTTGACAAACTCGACTACGTTCTTGATACAAAAAGTAGACTAACCCGCACAGCTAACTGGCTTATGCAGGGCTACATTTTAAAGAAAATGGAGGAAAGCTGCCGTTACTCAATACAACCAAACTTAGAAGAAGGAAAACAAAGTATGCTTACCTATCTTAAAAATTATTCTCCTATGCCTGGTGTTTTTGTAAATGGAAAAATGGAAGATATCGAATTTCAAAAAGTAGAATTGACAAATCAAGCCATTATTGCTTTTATAAAAGTTAATGGAACTGTAAATGTCTCGGTAAACGGATTGAAATAA
- a CDS encoding TolC family protein, translating into MKNNKYIYLVFVLLLGASIQAQSKKWTLEECVRYALENNISIKQSELDTQTIAIDKKDAFGKFLPTANAQLSHSWNIGLNQDITTGILRNQTTQFTSAGASVGIDIYRGLQNQNALRKANLSIMASKYQLLKMQEDISLNVANAFLQVLFNKENLKVQQEQLAISEKQYTRSDELVKAGTIPRGDLLDIKATVATNKQNVVIAENTLLISKLSLAQLLQLKEFDDFDVVDNTNISAGETILAQSPVAIYEKAKETRTELKIAKANLEIAEKNVAIARGAYQPSLKGFYNFNSRVSNSDRTTLVGGTAVVTGPAPFWNQFSDNKGQSFGAELSIPIFNGFSVRNNVERNKVSLEKSKIELEQKNLDLQRNVYTAFTDTKGALNAHEAAVVALEARQGAYDYAKEKFAVGLMNAFDFNQSQTLLTNAQSEVIRTKYDYIFKTKILEFYFGIPIVPIVKN; encoded by the coding sequence ATGAAAAATAATAAATATATTTATCTTGTTTTTGTCTTACTACTAGGAGCGTCAATACAGGCGCAATCAAAAAAATGGACTTTAGAAGAATGTGTAAGGTATGCGTTGGAAAACAATATCTCGATTAAACAATCGGAATTGGATACTCAAACTATTGCTATCGATAAAAAAGATGCATTTGGAAAATTTCTTCCTACAGCCAATGCACAACTGTCACATTCATGGAATATTGGTTTAAATCAGGATATCACAACAGGGATTTTACGTAATCAAACTACACAGTTTACCTCTGCTGGGGCAAGTGTAGGAATTGATATCTATAGAGGATTGCAAAACCAGAATGCGTTAAGAAAAGCAAATTTATCTATAATGGCTTCTAAATATCAATTGTTGAAAATGCAAGAAGATATTTCGCTTAATGTGGCTAATGCTTTTTTGCAAGTTCTTTTTAATAAAGAAAATTTAAAAGTACAACAGGAACAACTTGCAATTAGTGAAAAGCAATACACACGTTCTGATGAATTAGTAAAAGCAGGAACAATCCCTAGAGGAGATTTGCTAGATATTAAAGCCACAGTAGCAACAAATAAGCAAAATGTTGTTATTGCAGAGAATACATTGTTAATCTCTAAGTTAAGTTTAGCGCAGTTATTACAATTAAAAGAGTTCGATGATTTTGATGTAGTAGATAATACAAATATTAGTGCAGGAGAAACTATTTTAGCTCAGTCACCAGTAGCAATTTACGAAAAAGCTAAAGAGACCAGAACAGAATTAAAAATTGCTAAGGCCAATCTTGAAATTGCAGAGAAAAATGTAGCTATTGCAAGAGGAGCTTATCAGCCTTCATTAAAAGGTTTTTATAACTTTAATTCCAGAGTATCAAATTCAGATAGAACCACACTAGTTGGAGGAACAGCTGTAGTAACAGGCCCTGCTCCTTTTTGGAATCAGTTTAGTGATAACAAAGGACAGTCATTTGGAGCAGAATTATCTATTCCAATTTTTAATGGATTCTCAGTAAGAAATAATGTAGAACGCAATAAGGTAAGTTTAGAGAAATCTAAAATTGAATTAGAACAAAAAAACTTAGATTTGCAACGTAATGTTTATACAGCTTTTACTGATACTAAAGGTGCTTTAAATGCACATGAAGCAGCAGTTGTAGCTTTAGAAGCAAGACAAGGAGCTTATGATTATGCAAAAGAAAAATTTGCAGTGGGTTTAATGAACGCTTTTGATTTTAATCAATCGCAAACATTACTTACCAATGCACAATCAGAAGTAATTAGAACTAAATACGATTATATCTTTAAAACAAAAATATTAGAATTCTATTTTGGAATTCCTATTGTTCCGATAGTTAAAAACTAG
- a CDS encoding SCO family protein has translation MFKNKSYIGISFIVLIFGIYAVPKIIDRVKNDTVVKGSRLDSVSGKNVKDDGKLVKIGPAPKFELTNQDNVKITNETYKGKVYVLEFFFTTCPSICPKMNLSMLEIEKKFFGNPNFGIVSITIDPAHDTAQVLKDHAKILGVKSSNWNFLTGDKNVILDLSNKGFNLYAGANSKVSGGFEHSGLFALIDKNGDIRCRKDDFGNPILYYDGLDKKGVRDIQQDINILLEE, from the coding sequence ATGTTTAAAAACAAATCATACATCGGTATTTCATTTATAGTATTGATTTTTGGTATTTATGCTGTTCCTAAAATTATAGATAGAGTAAAAAATGATACTGTCGTAAAAGGAAGCCGTTTAGATAGTGTTAGTGGGAAAAATGTTAAGGATGACGGGAAATTAGTAAAAATTGGTCCAGCTCCTAAATTTGAATTAACAAATCAGGATAACGTCAAAATAACTAATGAAACTTATAAAGGCAAAGTTTATGTTTTAGAGTTTTTCTTTACAACATGTCCATCAATTTGTCCAAAGATGAATTTGAGTATGTTAGAAATAGAGAAAAAGTTTTTTGGAAATCCAAACTTTGGAATCGTTTCAATAACAATTGACCCAGCTCATGATACAGCACAAGTTTTAAAAGACCACGCGAAAATACTAGGAGTTAAGTCATCTAATTGGAATTTCTTAACAGGAGATAAAAATGTTATTTTAGATTTATCTAATAAAGGATTTAATTTATATGCAGGAGCAAATAGTAAAGTAAGCGGAGGTTTTGAGCATTCAGGCTTATTTGCTTTAATAGATAAAAATGGAGATATCCGTTGTCGCAAAGATGATTTTGGAAACCCAATACTTTATTACGATGGATTGGATAAAAAAGGAGTTAGAGACATACAACAAGATATAAATATATTATTAGAAGAATAA
- the tsaB gene encoding tRNA (adenosine(37)-N6)-threonylcarbamoyltransferase complex dimerization subunit type 1 TsaB: MAYILNIETATKNCSVALAKEGKIILCKEISEEGYSHAERLHVFIEECIQEAGISFQDLSAIAVSQGPGSYTGLRIGVSAAKGLCFALEIPLIAIDTLQTLASQVNNTDGLIVPMLDARRMEVYSAVFNSKLEKQREILAEIITENSFEEYNEKLYFVGDCAEKCKTVLTKENFIFLEDIKYPSAKEMSAISFDKYKKSDTVDVAYFEPYYLKDFMVTTPKKQ, from the coding sequence TTGGCTTACATTCTTAATATTGAAACCGCTACAAAGAACTGTTCTGTTGCTTTAGCAAAAGAAGGAAAAATAATTTTGTGCAAAGAAATCTCAGAAGAAGGCTATTCTCATGCCGAAAGATTACATGTTTTTATCGAAGAATGTATTCAGGAAGCTGGAATTTCTTTTCAGGATTTATCTGCAATTGCGGTTAGCCAAGGCCCGGGTTCATATACAGGATTACGTATAGGAGTTTCGGCAGCAAAAGGCTTATGTTTTGCATTAGAGATTCCATTAATTGCTATTGATACCTTGCAAACATTGGCTTCTCAAGTAAATAATACAGATGGCTTAATTGTTCCGATGTTAGATGCAAGAAGAATGGAAGTATATAGCGCAGTGTTTAACTCAAAATTGGAAAAACAAAGAGAGATTTTGGCTGAAATAATCACTGAAAATTCTTTTGAAGAGTATAACGAAAAACTTTATTTTGTTGGAGACTGTGCAGAAAAATGTAAAACAGTCTTGACAAAAGAAAATTTTATTTTTCTAGAAGATATTAAATACCCTTCGGCAAAAGAAATGAGTGCTATAAGTTTTGATAAATACAAAAAAAGCGACACTGTAGATGTCGCTTATTTTGAACCTTATTATTTGAAAGACTTTATGGTTACAACTCCTAAAAAACAATAA
- a CDS encoding ABC transporter permease: protein MFDRDNWEEILEALTANVFRTVLTAFGVFWGIFILVILLAAGNGLENGVKKGFDGIATNTMFMWSQTTSKAYKGLPKTRRYDFRNSDVMALKEAFPDLLYVSPRNQLGDFNGANNVVRGTKTSAFTIYGDYPELIKQQPMTIIKGRFINQQDIKHNRKVAVIGKGVISELYGKAEEVIGTYVKVNGISFMVVGVYHSKNQNNGGAEAEQKNIFVPFTSFQQAFNYGDKVGWMALTANDKVSITDLKPKIIDLIKERHSVNPIDDRAVGNFDLFERFNQVQGLFTILTFIAYFVGTLVLISGVIGISNIMLIVVKERTKEIGIRRALGATPGAIRRQILSESIFLTIISGMLGIAVATGVIAVLNMVLASMPQEGETMFANPTVDLRVVFVALLILIGSGLLAGFIPAQTAINVKPVDALRSE, encoded by the coding sequence ATGTTTGATAGAGATAATTGGGAAGAGATTTTAGAAGCTTTAACGGCTAATGTATTTAGAACGGTACTTACCGCCTTTGGTGTATTTTGGGGAATATTCATTTTAGTAATATTACTCGCTGCCGGAAATGGTTTGGAGAATGGAGTTAAAAAAGGATTTGACGGGATTGCGACAAATACTATGTTTATGTGGAGTCAAACCACATCAAAAGCATATAAAGGGTTGCCTAAAACGCGTCGTTATGATTTTAGGAATAGCGATGTGATGGCCCTAAAAGAAGCTTTTCCAGACTTATTATATGTTTCTCCTCGAAATCAGTTAGGAGATTTTAATGGAGCGAATAATGTAGTTCGAGGTACAAAAACTTCCGCTTTTACTATTTATGGCGATTACCCAGAGCTTATTAAGCAACAGCCGATGACAATAATAAAAGGACGTTTTATAAACCAACAAGATATCAAGCACAACAGAAAAGTAGCAGTTATTGGAAAAGGAGTTATAAGCGAACTTTACGGAAAAGCAGAAGAAGTTATAGGGACTTATGTTAAGGTAAATGGAATAAGTTTTATGGTTGTTGGAGTATATCATTCTAAGAATCAGAATAATGGAGGTGCAGAGGCAGAGCAGAAAAATATATTTGTTCCTTTTACTAGTTTTCAGCAAGCCTTTAATTATGGAGATAAAGTAGGCTGGATGGCATTAACAGCCAATGATAAAGTTTCGATTACAGATCTAAAACCTAAAATTATAGATCTAATAAAAGAAAGGCACTCTGTTAATCCTATTGATGATAGAGCAGTTGGGAATTTTGATTTGTTTGAGCGATTCAATCAAGTGCAAGGATTGTTTACAATCTTGACATTTATTGCTTATTTCGTGGGTACGTTGGTTTTAATTTCAGGAGTTATTGGTATTTCTAATATTATGCTTATTGTAGTAAAAGAGAGAACTAAAGAAATAGGAATACGACGAGCCTTGGGAGCAACCCCAGGAGCAATTCGAAGACAAATACTTTCAGAATCTATATTTTTAACTATTATTTCAGGAATGTTAGGTATTGCAGTTGCTACAGGAGTTATTGCAGTTCTTAATATGGTGCTGGCTTCGATGCCCCAAGAGGGAGAAACGATGTTTGCTAATCCAACGGTAGATTTAAGAGTTGTTTTTGTAGCATTATTAATTTTAATAGGATCAGGTTTGTTAGCAGGATTTATTCCAGCTCAAACTGCAATAAACGTAAAGCCAGTAGACGCTTTACGATCAGAATAA
- a CDS encoding ABC transporter ATP-binding protein has translation MIEIKDLHKSYKMGKSELHVLKGINFNIKEGELVAIMGSSGSGKSTLLNILGILDEADSGEYILDNVPIKNLNETIASRYRNKFLGFVFQSFNLINYKTALDNVAMPLYYQGIKRKERYEIALNYLKKVGLDSHSHHLPNELSGGQKQRVAIARALASNPKVLLADEPTGALDTKTSYEVMELIQGINDEGKTILIVTHEPDIAAMCKRNVVLKDGLIIDDKYVEQVRASAYV, from the coding sequence ATGATTGAGATTAAAGACTTACATAAATCCTACAAAATGGGAAAATCAGAATTGCATGTACTGAAAGGTATTAATTTCAATATAAAAGAAGGAGAGTTGGTTGCAATTATGGGGTCATCAGGTTCTGGGAAATCAACGTTGCTTAATATTTTAGGAATATTAGACGAAGCAGATTCTGGAGAGTATATTCTGGATAATGTACCAATCAAAAACCTGAATGAAACTATTGCTTCTAGATATAGAAATAAATTTTTAGGTTTTGTTTTTCAGTCATTTAATTTAATTAATTATAAAACAGCCTTAGATAATGTAGCTATGCCTTTATATTATCAAGGTATAAAAAGAAAAGAGAGATATGAAATAGCGCTTAACTACTTAAAAAAAGTAGGTCTGGATTCACATTCGCATCACTTGCCAAACGAACTTTCGGGAGGACAGAAACAACGTGTAGCAATTGCTAGAGCATTGGCGTCTAATCCAAAAGTTTTATTAGCAGATGAGCCAACAGGAGCCTTAGATACAAAAACGTCGTATGAAGTAATGGAATTGATTCAAGGAATCAATGATGAAGGAAAAACAATCTTGATTGTAACACACGAGCCAGATATTGCAGCAATGTGTAAGAGAAATGTAGTCTTAAAAGACGGACTAATTATAGATGATAAATACGTAGAACAAGTAAGAGCATCAGCTTATGTTTAA
- a CDS encoding efflux RND transporter periplasmic adaptor subunit: MSKKTIYFLLGGSIIVIAALIGFSKAGVIGNKDTGTEVEVAKVVASTIVETVSATGKIQPEIEVKISSEVSGEIIALNVKEGQIVKKGDLLVKINPDLYTSSYNRTVSNLSGTKASLSQSDASFKEAKSSYERNKKLFEKGIISKSDWDKAIASFEVAKAAKQNSYFAVQSASASVNEAKDNLRRTTIYAPADGTISVLNVELGERVLGTQQMAGTEILRVANLNNMEVEVDVNENDIVKIKVGDQANVEVDAYLKKQFKGIVTSISNSASTTLTSDQVTNFKVKVRILKESYKDLIEGKPQAYSPFRPGMTATVDIITNTKKNVLAVPISSVVVKSDTAAVKEIKIEDPNDKKILPKNDKKFECVFVKEGDKAKIRIIKTGIQDDTNIEVTSGLKAGDVVITGPYTTVSKDLNSGDKVSLKSDKVEK, from the coding sequence ATGTCAAAAAAAACAATTTATTTCTTATTAGGAGGCTCAATTATAGTTATTGCTGCCTTAATTGGATTTTCGAAAGCAGGTGTGATAGGAAATAAAGATACAGGTACAGAAGTAGAAGTTGCAAAAGTTGTAGCGTCGACAATTGTAGAAACAGTATCGGCAACAGGGAAAATCCAGCCAGAAATTGAAGTGAAAATTTCATCAGAAGTTTCGGGAGAGATCATAGCACTAAATGTAAAAGAAGGACAAATCGTTAAGAAAGGGGACTTATTGGTAAAAATAAATCCTGATTTATATACATCAAGTTATAACCGTACAGTTTCTAATTTGTCAGGAACTAAAGCTAGTCTAAGTCAATCAGATGCATCATTTAAAGAAGCAAAGTCTAGTTATGAGAGAAACAAAAAGTTATTTGAGAAAGGAATAATTTCTAAGTCAGATTGGGATAAAGCTATAGCTTCTTTTGAAGTAGCAAAAGCTGCTAAGCAGAATTCTTATTTTGCAGTACAAAGTGCTTCAGCATCTGTAAATGAAGCTAAGGATAATTTAAGACGTACTACTATTTATGCTCCTGCAGATGGAACAATTTCGGTACTTAATGTAGAGTTAGGTGAGCGTGTTTTAGGAACGCAGCAAATGGCTGGAACTGAAATTTTAAGAGTTGCGAACTTAAATAACATGGAAGTTGAAGTAGATGTAAACGAAAATGATATCGTAAAAATTAAAGTTGGAGATCAGGCAAATGTAGAAGTAGATGCTTACTTGAAAAAACAATTTAAAGGTATAGTAACTAGTATTTCTAATTCAGCTAGTACTACTTTAACATCAGATCAGGTAACTAATTTTAAAGTTAAAGTAAGAATTCTAAAAGAGTCTTATAAAGATTTAATAGAAGGGAAACCACAAGCATATTCTCCTTTTAGACCAGGAATGACAGCTACAGTTGATATTATAACAAATACAAAAAAGAATGTGTTGGCAGTGCCAATAAGCTCAGTAGTTGTAAAATCGGATACGGCAGCAGTAAAAGAAATTAAAATTGAAGATCCAAATGATAAAAAAATACTTCCTAAAAATGACAAAAAGTTCGAATGTGTTTTTGTAAAAGAAGGAGATAAGGCTAAAATTAGGATCATAAAAACAGGAATACAAGACGATACAAATATCGAAGTAACTTCAGGACTTAAAGCAGGAGATGTGGTTATAACAGGGCCATATACAACCGTTTCAAAAGATCTGAATTCAGGAGATAAGGTTAGTCTTAAATCCGATAAAGTAGAAAAATAA
- a CDS encoding efflux RND transporter periplasmic adaptor subunit gives MKKGVTITILIFIAIVFFGALYYLYAKNQESPIVYQTEKAEIKTIVKNTIATGNIQPDEEVLIKPNISGIIEAVYIKAGESIKAGDMIAKIKVVANVSNVSSTQNQVQTAKIALDNQEKLYQRQKTLFDKGVISANDFDAAQLAYKQAKQTYLSSKQSFDIVKTGTTSGLGNYANTLIRSTVTGMVLDVPVKVGNQVIESNNFNEGTTIASVADVGRMIFVGKIDESEVGKIKEKMPIEITVGAIENKKFDAILRYIAPKGVVENGAIQFQIKASLENRDDTFIRAGLSANASIILEKAEKVLAIKESLVQFDKKTQKPYVEVETAPQKFQRKDLVLGVSDGIYVQVKSGITATDKIKIWNQGLVKEEEKK, from the coding sequence ATGAAAAAAGGAGTAACGATAACCATTTTAATTTTTATTGCAATAGTTTTCTTTGGTGCTTTGTATTATTTGTATGCAAAAAATCAAGAGTCACCTATTGTTTATCAAACAGAGAAAGCTGAAATAAAAACGATAGTTAAAAACACAATCGCAACAGGTAATATTCAGCCAGATGAAGAGGTACTTATTAAACCAAATATTTCAGGAATTATTGAGGCTGTTTATATCAAAGCAGGAGAAAGTATCAAAGCGGGAGATATGATTGCAAAGATAAAAGTTGTTGCAAATGTTTCGAATGTAAGTAGTACTCAAAATCAGGTTCAAACTGCTAAAATTGCATTGGATAATCAAGAAAAGTTATACCAAAGACAAAAAACATTGTTTGATAAAGGGGTAATCTCTGCAAATGATTTTGATGCAGCACAATTAGCTTACAAACAAGCGAAACAGACTTATTTGTCATCAAAGCAAAGTTTTGATATCGTAAAAACAGGAACTACATCAGGACTTGGAAATTATGCAAATACCTTAATTCGCTCTACAGTAACAGGAATGGTGTTAGATGTACCAGTAAAAGTAGGAAATCAAGTTATTGAGAGTAATAACTTTAATGAAGGAACTACAATTGCTAGTGTTGCAGATGTTGGAAGGATGATTTTTGTTGGAAAAATTGATGAATCAGAAGTTGGAAAAATCAAAGAAAAAATGCCAATCGAAATTACAGTTGGAGCTATTGAAAACAAGAAATTTGATGCAATTTTACGTTATATTGCACCAAAAGGAGTAGTAGAAAATGGAGCTATCCAATTTCAAATAAAAGCATCATTAGAAAATAGAGATGATACATTTATTAGAGCGGGGTTAAGTGCTAATGCATCTATTATATTAGAGAAAGCGGAAAAAGTTTTGGCGATAAAAGAATCATTAGTTCAATTTGATAAAAAAACTCAAAAACCATATGTTGAAGTAGAAACTGCACCGCAAAAATTCCAAAGAAAAGATCTTGTTTTAGGAGTTAGTGATGGAATTTACGTTCAGGTAAAAAGTGGAATTACAGCTACAGACAAAATAAAAATCTGGAATCAGGGCTTAGTAAAAGAAGAAGAAAAAAAATAA
- a CDS encoding DUF420 domain-containing protein, with product MEDNSLEKKYNKYIVLVSIVIPVVVAILFGVKLKDFGYNVEPLTFLPPIYATINGITALVLIIAVMAIKKGNRKLHERLMTTAIALSLAFLVMYIAYHMTSDSTKFGGEGVIRYVYFFILISHILLSIAIVPLVLITYVRAIGKNFNSHKKIARITFPLWLYVAITGVIVYLMISPYYV from the coding sequence ATGGAGGATAATTCATTAGAAAAAAAATACAACAAGTACATCGTGCTTGTTTCAATTGTAATTCCTGTTGTAGTAGCTATCTTGTTTGGAGTAAAACTTAAAGATTTTGGGTATAATGTAGAGCCACTTACTTTTTTGCCACCTATTTATGCTACAATAAACGGTATTACAGCCTTGGTTTTAATTATTGCAGTAATGGCTATTAAAAAAGGAAATCGAAAGCTACATGAGCGTTTGATGACTACAGCAATTGCTCTTTCATTGGCTTTCCTAGTGATGTACATCGCATATCATATGACATCAGATTCTACTAAATTTGGTGGAGAAGGAGTGATTAGATATGTGTATTTCTTTATTTTAATTTCTCACATTTTATTGTCAATTGCAATCGTTCCATTGGTTTTGATAACATATGTTCGTGCAATTGGAAAGAACTTCAATAGTCATAAAAAAATTGCAAGAATTACATTTCCACTTTGGTTATACGTTGCTATTACCGGAGTGATTGTTTATTTAATGATTTCCCCTTATTATGTTTAA
- a CDS encoding ABC transporter permease → MFNIERWQEIFEAIAKNKLRTFLTGVSVASGIFILVILLGAGKGLQNGIEKQFERDAAGIIEVWTGTTAKQYKGLNPGRQIQFRNSDYTQSVQKFEDKLDKRASTYNFWGASVSYGKESSTYQFRGVDPDYLGIENGTVVMGRFINSKDLANYEKVAVIGMKVKTDLFKDKNPLGEQIAINNINFKVVGVFTDPAGEREETRVYLPMSTTQRAYGIGDKVSNLFFTLNKKATYEEALAESKKFTAELKALLKNKNVVAPDDDSGIGLYNSVEDAKQVYDLNLYIRLFFWWVGICTIIAGVVGVSNIMLIIVKERTKEIGIRKALGASPISIVGMILHESIFITTIAGFIGLLASLLLLEVVGPMIKSEFFLNPQVDFSVALTTLVLLVFAGAVAGFFPAYRAAKIKPIVALRDE, encoded by the coding sequence ATGTTTAATATTGAGCGTTGGCAGGAAATATTTGAGGCAATTGCTAAAAATAAATTAAGAACGTTTCTTACAGGAGTTTCTGTAGCTTCGGGGATTTTTATATTGGTTATCCTTCTTGGAGCAGGTAAAGGGCTTCAAAACGGAATTGAAAAACAATTTGAACGTGATGCTGCTGGTATTATAGAAGTTTGGACAGGTACTACTGCAAAACAATATAAAGGACTAAATCCAGGAAGACAAATTCAGTTTAGAAATAGTGATTACACACAATCAGTTCAAAAATTTGAAGATAAATTAGATAAAAGAGCGTCAACTTATAACTTTTGGGGAGCTTCAGTTAGTTATGGAAAAGAATCTTCAACGTATCAATTTAGAGGTGTTGATCCTGATTATTTGGGTATTGAAAATGGTACAGTTGTGATGGGAAGATTTATAAATAGCAAAGATTTGGCTAATTATGAAAAAGTTGCTGTTATTGGGATGAAAGTAAAAACGGATTTGTTTAAAGATAAAAATCCACTTGGAGAACAGATAGCGATTAATAATATTAATTTTAAAGTAGTCGGTGTTTTTACTGATCCAGCAGGTGAAAGAGAAGAAACAAGAGTTTACTTGCCAATGTCAACAACACAAAGAGCCTATGGAATTGGTGACAAAGTAAGTAATTTGTTCTTTACATTAAATAAGAAAGCTACTTATGAAGAAGCGTTAGCAGAGTCTAAAAAATTCACAGCAGAATTAAAAGCTCTTTTAAAGAACAAAAATGTTGTTGCTCCAGACGATGATAGTGGTATTGGTTTATACAATTCAGTTGAGGATGCAAAACAGGTATATGATTTAAATCTTTACATCAGGCTGTTTTTTTGGTGGGTAGGAATTTGTACAATCATAGCTGGTGTTGTTGGAGTTAGTAATATTATGCTAATTATTGTAAAAGAAAGAACCAAAGAAATTGGTATAAGAAAAGCACTTGGTGCTTCTCCAATATCGATTGTGGGGATGATATTACATGAATCTATTTTTATTACTACAATCGCAGGTTTTATAGGTTTATTGGCTAGTTTATTATTGCTAGAAGTGGTAGGCCCAATGATAAAAAGTGAATTCTTTTTAAATCCTCAAGTTGATTTTAGTGTGGCATTAACCACTCTAGTTTTACTTGTATTTGCAGGAGCAGTTGCTGGTTTTTTTCCAGCATATAGAGCAGCAAAAATAAAACCTATTGTAGCACTTAGAGACGAATAA
- a CDS encoding cytochrome C oxidase subunit IV family protein — MSHEYVSHTKRIWFVFALLSVVTTVEVLLGIYKPGVLEFNHFIGLNLLNWIFYILTIYKAYYIVWAFMHMEGEKSGLRWSVVSTVIFLVLYLLFILLTEGHYIFGVFKDSTIKWNF, encoded by the coding sequence ATGTCACACGAATATGTATCACATACAAAAAGAATCTGGTTTGTTTTTGCACTTTTATCAGTTGTAACAACAGTGGAGGTTCTCCTTGGTATTTACAAACCAGGAGTATTAGAGTTTAATCATTTTATAGGTTTGAATTTATTGAATTGGATATTTTATATTCTAACAATATACAAAGCTTATTATATAGTTTGGGCATTTATGCACATGGAAGGTGAAAAAAGTGGTCTTAGATGGTCGGTTGTTTCAACGGTTATTTTCCTAGTTTTGTATTTATTGTTTATACTTTTAACCGAAGGACATTATATTTTTGGGGTTTTTAAAGATTCTACCATTAAATGGAATTTTTAA